A segment of the Calonectris borealis chromosome 2, bCalBor7.hap1.2, whole genome shotgun sequence genome:
acagaggtgccaccagctttggccagcggtgggtccgtcttggagcggCTGAAGCTGGCTCTGTCAGACAGTTTTTATAACTTTTTAATCAGTCCATTTGCCGTGATTAAGCAATGTCTATGCAAGAGTTcaaaaataatggaattttatGGACTGTAGAGTTTCTACTGTATCgtagaaaatatttctgagcaTAGTTTCCTTTATGAAGTTATATAAGCTGTACTAGTGACTTATTCTGTATGATAGTTTTGTTATATTTGAATTCTAACTGGCTTAATTCTGCAAATGACAATATTTATCTATCATTCAACTCTGGTATTGTGAAGGATTTCTGGTtgttaaaaatgagattaaaatagATATATACCAATTGTGCCTGCGTGAGGTATTTCTTCCACCACAGATACTTGCGCATAGAAGGGATGACTGACAGTCCGTAATAAGAATACATGAGCACGTGGATAAAACTATTCAAAGTGGGTCCAAAGAAACCTATAAAAATCCAACAAGGGAAACATTTTATATACCAACTGCTAAAAAGTGAGAGAAGATATTACTGTTAGCAATGTCTCCTGCATACGGTAAGTTTTCCCTCCGTGCTTATCCTTTGCTAAAGACATCCCTGATGTGAAGAGATGCTGTCCTACGGACAACTGACAAACTGCATGATACTTCCCATAGGATTTTTCTCATGCTGAATATTGTATTTTCATCCTGTATTTTTCGTTTTCTCCACTTTTCCATTCTGTAGCTTACAGGttattgcttttgtttccctCCTAAACATTCTTCTTTGCATGAGTCTCTCCATTATTGCTGCAAGCTTTAAACACTGCTGTGGGTGCTTAGGGCCCTGGGAGGCACCCGCTCTCCTGCTCCCTGATGCGGTAGTAAGGGCTTTACTCTGAATTAAACTAGCCTAGTGTGGCTGTGTTTGAGCACCGCGCTCATTTTCTTCAGTGGCTCTTCTGCTAGATGCAGATTTCCAGAATTTCACCCCAGATAATACCTTGCCACTCTAATTGCCTACACTTAGTAAATACTAATTCTAGAGCAAATGAATTGCCCTCTGTACCTTACAGACTATTGAGAAGTAGCAGCACTACTCTATCTGCTGTATGCTCATGTGCTTGGCAATGCTTGACAACTACAAGATGGTCTCAccaattgttttgatttttccactgattaattaataattactgattaattatttaattactgatttttccACTCTGTTAATTATGATAGTGGAAAGCTAGTGCAAAGTGTGGGGAATATGTTCAGACACAATAGAAAGCACAAACTCCTGCTAATTTGTTTACATCTCTCTAGAAATAGCTTGTAATTGCAATGAAATCCTTGCTCTCTGCTTCTACCTATAACAGTGATTTACTTTGATTTTGTGCTGTCCAAAATAAGTGTCAACAAATGTGaattctgctttttgttctgaaaaacacCTGCAACAAGTTGCTTTACAAAATCTTACAGTGGACTGAGGTGACTCCCTTTAAAAGCTCAAAGtaagaaaactgattttcttctCAACTCTGATAGCAATCCCATAGGAAGCCTCTGGCTGTACAAAGCCTTGGAAAAGCGTGCCTGTGAGACACCTGAAGCAGTTCTCTGCTGTTTGGACTTAGTATACAAATGCCAAGTGAGCAGCCTGTGGCACCAAACATCTTCCCCACCTCAACACAGGAGATGACAACAGTTGCAATATCCTCCTAAGAGCCACGTTGTTTAGAGATTACTGTTGTGAAACACGTTGAATGCAAAATATAATAAGGCAAAGGCTGCTGTTACTTCTGCTATTTCGATATGAAATGTAAGACCGTATCGATTAGTTCTGGCTGTCCAGTAGTTCTACTACTTGAATGAGATGTGTTCTCATTTAAACCAGAACAAACTCAAACTGGTGTTTTAATTAGCGATTATGTAAGTAAAGTATCTTGCTAAAACAGAATGTTAGATAGATGCATACAAACTTGTAAAAATGCTATTGAGTTCATTTGTCGTGATTGACGCTGTCTTTACTAGGGTCATGATTTCCTCCTACATCTGCTCTTGGAGTAGGTCTTGTATGTGATCGCTCACGTGTACTACCAACCAGTGTTACCCTGTCTAAAAGTGGTTTGAAGAGAAGTAAATATGAGGGGTTGTGGCAGCTAAGTGGAAAACCTAGGGCCTAacactcaaatatttttttgccCTGAACTTTTAACCATGCTTTTAATTTTACTGCGATCTGCAGgtgttcagcatttctgaaaggctATGAAAGTTAATGATGCTGTCAGTGATACACTTGTTTTGCATGGTGATGTAATTCTTCTCCAGCAACAGGTGACTTATACCCCAGGTGATGAAGCAAACACAGACTTACTTTGCCCACAAGGTATCCAGTTCAGAACACACCACCAAATGTTAAACATAGTGGCATGGTGATACACATGAAGGAAGGTGAtctggctgcttttctttctcagtacAAAGAAGATAGTGTCCGTGAATTCAATTACTTTGGAAAAATAATACCACCACAGCACCTCAGCTACCTGCACAAGCAAGAACAAAGGAGCAGAAGATCAATATCTGTCCATAAAAGGGCTTAAGTATTGCTGTACTTCATCAGTCCCTAGGCATGCAACTTCCTAAAAGGCATTAATGTCCTATTAAAGGAGGAGCACAAGCTCTGGCTTCAATTTTATTTATGAAGCAGGTTAGAAAAAATGCATCAATTTTAATGTGATTATATAAATATCTAATTATCTAAATATAATTTAAGATATATAAACTTTGAGGAAGGGTTTTctaattgttgtttttttcagcaaaaatacagTCTGTGGGTGGTTTTgtgggttgtttatttttttagtgcTACCATTTATACTTTCATGGCACTGAACAGATTCTGGCAGATGCTTCTTTCTAAATAATCCAAATCTGACACTCAACACAATGGAATATACCCTTCTCTAGAGTGGAGACACTTTATCAGAGCTCAGGATATGTCCCAGGACAGTTAAAGACAGTTAAAACAGAAAGGGGGAAAACACCTTGTTGATGGGAAAAGGTATTTAACTGACCTTTTCCCTGCCATAACATAGACAAATTTTGAGGGTTGGGGAAAATTATATGAGTTAACCAATCTTTCTGCCCTTGAGCTCTGATGTTATCTGGAAAGTAAGCCTGATGTGGGGAATGACAGAGGGTTAATACATAGAACTGCTGCGATGCAGAAATAAGGGTTGAAACTAGAGATGAGCCAAGCCAGCAAAATGTCTCTGCAGTTTTCCAGAGTTTAGAGTTGGGCTTAAATCCATTTCCAGCTACAGCCCAACAAGCGTTACATTTTAGATGATTGATTTTTGTTCCAAGTTTTTAAATGATCTGTATTCTCTCTTTTAATAGCCAGGCAACTCTGTTTTGATCACAGATCTTGATATATGGCTTTTCAAAATACTCCCTGTCATGCTTTCTACAGCAAGGATGCATCTGTATTGAATCAGAAAGATAACACTTCTTGTTTGCTACCAGCTGTCAGACATCTTGATTAAAACCCTCATGTTAAAGATATCATCAGTAACATCCTTGTAATTGCCGTGAAGGCAGAAGTGTCGCTCCGAGGATGCGAGGGAAGGACTGCTGCGGATgctgggggctgagctgctgctgtgtctCACCCGAATGTCGGCCTCCCCTGCGCTGTGGAGGTTCTGGCACTGCAAGTTGTAGCCTCCTTCCCATGTGGCAAGGATGAGCTggaacagaaaacacagcaattaTGTTCATGAACAGACGTAGCAGTTTGCTTTTACCCCTGCAGTTGTTCTGTGTTTAttgaaaaaagcagcacagaagtaCGGTAGGTTCCCACTCCTTCCATGAACTGATGTTCCTAAACCAGACAACTTGCTaatatcttttgttttgaaatggaaaaggCATCGGGTTGTGTTGGAGATGCACACTGAAATGGTATACCTCTTACATTTCTCTATCTTTAGAGTCTTCAGGGTATCCATTAAAATCTCTCATTACTTAGTGCAGAGATCCTCACTCCAAAGCTCGTGTTTGAATATTGTATCTCTGTCCTGAAGCAGTATGAACAGAGCTTAACATAGCTACTTGTGCAAAACCGTCCTTGAGAAAAATTCCCTGATGCCAAGCAAGCAAACAGAAGGCAAAGCCAAAGTAGTGCCATGggagaaatatttcctaatgcCATACACGTCTCTTTATCCTACACTGTTAAATGCAGGAGGAAGTAGAGGAAAGCAGGCATAGTGCTGAATGGAGACATGAATAGACACACGGGTCATTTCTTAGATTTAGCGCATGTCATGCTGGGAAGCAGACAAAGCAGTGAAATGTCAGGCTACCACACTGTGATGGAGCAGAAGGTTTCTAGAAAGCCATATGGTGACTTTTGATGTGGAATATTTTTATAGTCATGACCACCTAAAGCATTCAGCAGCCCTTTTGGAATAGGGAGTATAATCTGTTGTCTATAAATGCTGTGTAGAGTCCATTGGTTTTAAAAAGGTCTTGCTTATTCTTGAATACATGAAGAGTGGGGTTTGGGGCCAAATTAAGCAATTTATGTTCTGGGGTCTGTTTCCCTCTCTACAGAGGATGCAGTGAGTGATGGTGGAAGAAATACGTCAAAGTTACGCGATAAGCAGAATTGCAAGATGCTGTGAGAAGTGGGTTTCTTTTAACTCTGGCACTACATTCACAGGGAAGGTGTCTGTACAGACTTTTCTCTCCACTTCAGACTGAAAAGTGGTCTCCTGTGTTGAATGTGTGACAGTCTATACAAAAGTGAAGCAGAGATATTCTCAGTGATTAAACCAAATTAATTCCTAtagtaaatacattaaaaaaatgattacTAGTAATATTACCTGGAGAATCAGCAAATAGCCCAGAATGCTTGTtataaattcacattaaaaagcaataaaacctgGAGAGCCAGGGTCttctattatttttcctctgaattgcAATCCTGTGATTCTCCCTGTAACTCCAACATAGCTGATGTGTGTGGCCAAAATAACCCATAGAGATtgcagagagagatgaaaagacAATAAATGAGTGTTTTGCAGATAACTGCTATATaacaaccaaaacaaacccactcCTTTTTGGAACAGCTTGTGTTTTGGTGGATTTGCCTACAGTGTATGCCAGAGGTTACCAAACCAAACAGAATGGGACTGGAGTctaaaaacaagggaaaacaaaaacccagcTAGAGATCCTGATAGAACTACTCAGTGCAGCTGAGATCATAACTTGTCTTGCCAAGTTGGCCTCTGCTTGGGTGCTGTGTCTGCAAGCACGCAGGGCTGGGACATGTGGgctcctctgctttccctgctgtggcaggtgggtgggaaggggaggcatGGGTTGCACCTCTCAACTAACTTAACCTGCAGAGGGGATGAAGAGAAGGGAGTGAAAACTCCTTGAGAAAAGCAAATTATGCCACTTCATTTCTCTATTATCTTTCAAAAAGCAGCTGAGTGGAAAAGGGGTCATTTTCTGCTCTCTGAGTAGGGGGCAGAGGGCATGCAGTTCCCCAGCTGTCCCTCCTGTGGCATGTCCTTGGTCCCCAGATCTGTGCCGATGCTATAGCTGGTAATAGGTAGCAGCTTCATGAGGGATGGGGAGACGTTACTGCATGGTTGCTTTTCTGGGTAGCTCCTCTCAGTGCCTTCTTTGTGCACTCTCCTGCCTTGGATTTTCTCTCCAAATGAGAGGTGAGTGAGTGATCCCCAAACCGAGACATTTGGAATAGGCAGGTACAGCATTGTTGACAGGCTGTTGTTGAAGATTTGCTCTCGACTCTGCCTTGTTACTTGAGAAATGCTAAAGCAAATGGAATTGTCATCTTGTTCTTGGCTGGGAGCAGTATGGTCAAACGGTGCTGGAGTATCAGGAGCTCATCTGGAGGCAGCATCCTGGATGCCAGCAGGGTGCAGTGGTGACATCTGGGAGCTTTGGTAAGGCATGGCCTCAAACACGAGCATTAACAGCTCTGCCAGAAACCTCTCCTACTAATCGGAGCAGGAAGTAAATGGTATTGCctcttgctgttttatttttctcagttaaCTATAATGAAACCCTCATTGGCTTTATAGGTGAGAGGTGGTGATAGTGAGACCATCTCTAGCCCTTGTGATTGCAGGGAGTTGAAATCATGAcccactgtgctggttttgtttggggtagagttaattttcttcatagtagctagtatggggctatgttttgggtttgtgctgaaaacagtgttgataacacagggatgttttcgttactgctgagcagtgcttacacagagtcaaggccttttctgctcctcaccccaccccaccagcgagtaggctgggggtgcacaagaagttgggaggggacacagctgggacagctgaccccagctgaccaaagggatattccataccacatgacgtcatgctcagcatataaatcttggggaagaagaaggaagggggggacattcagagtgatggcgtttgtcttcccaagtcactgttacgcgtgatggagccctgctttcctggagatggctgaacacctgcctgccgatgggaagtagcgaacgaattccttgttttgctttgcttgtgcgcatggcctctgctttgcctgttaaatggtctttatctcaatccacgagttttctcactttttactcttctgattctctctcccatcccaccgggggggggggtgagcgagtggctgtgtggggcttagttgccagctggggttaaaccacggtaCCTACAAAACCTCAAAACCCTGAAAACAAATGAAGGAGAAGAGACGACTGCGTTTCCATTCTTGTGCAAGGCAATGTCATAGACTAGGGAGGACTCTTTCTCCTGATTTTACTGAGGAACTATAAGTTGCCATTGCAAATGCACTCTATTGCTCTGTTAAGGTAAGAGATAAAGTTTGCGTTTTGCTGTATTCACACTTTACATGATGTTTTGTAGCTTAGATCTATGATGCGATGTGCctataacatttttttaatctaaagctCTTAAACAATTTTAGCTTATGAAAGATATGcaatttctaacttttttttcaagattaattaaaacaatttcacCGGATTGATTTTATTGCATTCTATGTCTGTAAATTCATAGCTTGCTTATGCTTAAGTTGGTCAAATTTGTTCATTTCTCTTTTAATGTATCTTTGGGAATCTGCTTTTTTCAGGTTCTAATTGCGAAAACACTTTACtctttcaacttctttttctcttcctttaacaactaactcttttttttttttttttctttgctgaagatgCCTAACCCTCATAAAATTTTCTGCTACAGTAGGTGAAATTCAGGTTCACAGAAATTTGCTAGAAACATTTGCTATTTTAAATCTTTGGATTAGTCTGCTTCACAAACGTTCTGGTTTGTATATGATTGCAATAGACTGATTTTCAAAAATCTCTtgacctcttctccctggtatccagtgataggacacgtgggaatggttcaaagctgtgccaggggaggttcagactggacgttaggaagcatttctttactgagagggtggtcaaacactggaacaggcttcctagagaggtggtcgatgccccaagcctgtcagtgtttcagaggcatttggacaacgccCTTAACAACATgatttaacttttggtcagccctgaagtggtcaggcagttggactagatgatcgttgtaggtcccttccagctgaaatagtcCATCTGGTATATTGTCTGTCTGTCCGGAAACAGTTCAGAAGGGGAAGCCAAAAACTAATAATGGAATTAGTATTCAAATAATGGAAATTCCTCTCAAAAGTTCAGAGCGGGAGGATGAACACTAGTGTCCTTCTTGTGGAAAAAATGGAGCAAGAAGCCTCTTGACATTATTATGTGTATGAGATTTTACTGGGTTTTCCCTGGGACTCCAGCCCTCAGACCAATTAAAACAACTTGATCTGACCACTGTTCTCAAGCAATGGAGGTCTTGCTAAAGTAAGTAAGGAGACTAATCTGTCTATGTAGTGAAAGAAGGGTCTAACTTGCACCTATTTCCCTTGGCCGTAGGAGGAGATTTGTGTTAGTCCTTGTGAATGGCAGCATTTCCCTGGATCTATAGACTTGGACAAAACAGTCCTAAAAGCAGTTATCTGCTGGCCACATCCCAAGGAAAAGATGTCTAAGCAAACACTCAGGACAGTGTctcaggaaggagagagaaatgactttgttttctttgcatttttaattttaagtgaatTTTGGAATGAAATGCCTCAGAAGATTATTAGTGTCTAAAAACAGAGGCCAGATATTCATCATCTCATCTGACTTTCCTTTTCTAGTTTTTAAAGGGAGAAATCAGCTCCTTGACTGTAACATGGCTCAGTTCCATAAGCATTCAACATCTGAATTGTCTTCCTATCCCTAAGAGGCTGGAGTGAAGGCATGCCGCAATGCTACTGAGGCCATTGCACTTTTACATGATAAGTAGAAGAATAGAGGAAGGTACAGTTAATCATCCTTGATTTACCATTAAATCAGTCTTAAACAATACATAGAAAGCTTTCAGGCAGGTTTTCTGGCTAGGACGTTCAATTATAAAATGATCTGTGAATAGTATTTGTTGAAGAATATCTCTCTGTATAGGTTGTCTATTTTCAGAGGAGCTTCCAAGAATTGTGGTATAAACCCAGATTTTAGATGATAGCTGAGATGTAGAACAGCCTGCGTTTCCACATTGCTGCTCTTGTGACTTGAAGATCTCAAATACGCTGTAGTCTGTCAAGACCATAAACCCCACAGGGAAGCAGAGTGGGCTAGATTGttcagcccagggctgggggattCCAGGAGCctagccccagccctgccacttGGTcagtgcctcggtttccccaaaTGTAACAACTTAATAGCAGTGTTGTGTCAAACGGGAAACAGGTGCTGAATAGGAAATACCCCACAGGATttttcacaattaaaatattttttgtcccTCTTTATGATGCAGTCGAGGTATTTTTTTATGGGGGCAAAAATGTAAAGAGCATGCTTTGGGCTACCTCTTGGTGAGGCTCTCCATCTCGCCATGGGTCTAGTTAGAGGTCCAATAATTGCATGCACGGTGTTCCCCGAAAAAGATTGACTAATTCTGTAATACACCGACTGGGGTTTGCTATCCTGACCTGCAATATGTACAGCTGGACTCCATGTTGGATCTCTTATCCTGCTGGAGCATCCTAACTAGAAGGATACTGGTTATTCTGGAGCAGAGGAAGTAAGTGGTCCCATGCTTTCTTCTTATTTTGAGGTCAGAAAGTTCATATCACAGTGACAAAAATAAGAGCCCCTTCCAACATGAAGTTTTAATAAatgtctgaattatttttttttgtcaacaaaAACTCTTTCAAATGTAAAGCCATGTTTTGAGAAACTCCCAGCCAGTTCCATTTAATACCCCTTAAGTAAATGGGAGACTGCTAGAAGGATTAGTGAACTAAGGACTTCAAAATGACTGGAACTTAGTTATGAATGATAATTCTTTTGTGTGTTGCTGTTGTCTGGGATAGTGGAATAGGCTAAAAGAAATCCCTTCTAGGCTTATTTTCCATGAATCTTTGATTACATCTCCTATTCTGAATAGCTCCCATATGTTACTTTGTGGTACCAGTGATGGAATCAGAAGCTTTGCACATGTGAAAAACCTCATCGTATGAATTTTCACTTTTGATTTCCAATAAAGTTCAAAAGAATTCTGTTTGAATGTGCAGATGAGATCCAGAGCACTGCCTTTTTGGTGAACAGGCTAAATGTTCTACCTAAATGCAGAGCTTAGAAGGGTCAGTGGAAAAGACATGGAGAACTCAGAGGATGAAAACTGAGAAGTGAGGACAACATGTCCAGCTAGAATAACTGCAGGCAAGGACAGCAAAGTCAGCTCCTCAGCTTTCCAAACAAATCAGTTGATTAAGATAGAAGAACACCTGGGAATTTAACTCTATTCAGACAAAGTTCTTGCTTAaaaaagctgtttgcttttgtcCTTACATTTCACTGCCTTACACTGCACTCTCAATGACCTTTTgctgtctaattttttttcctcacttctccCTTCTTCCAAATGATAGAAGAGTGCATCTGATCTCTTCTAGTTTCtcactttgttcttttcctcttgCTCCTCTAAGGTTTAAACAGTCTTTCTGTCCTAATTAAACAATTACTTCAAAGGAAGCTTTCACTTCAAGCACCAGTCCTTATGGATCTAGAATCACTCCTTACTTCTCTGCTATATTTACATTTGCTAACTTCTGAACAATTAATGAAGGAGTAAACACTCATTTATTacaatcttagaaaaaaaaatcattatgttgAAGTTGGATTTCTATAGTAAAATTCCAGGACAGTTCAAATCAGCTAGGATCTATGTCTTTTTTACCCTTCCTCATCACTTACACTGTTAAAACTTTACTTAGACCTTCTGCTACTCAAGCTCTATCTTTTTAACACTTGCACAGTTAGGAAGGAAATCTTTCTGATGTCAGCCATTATAGTGATGGAATAAAACAGAGTTTAAGTGCTCTTTCTATTTTTGGCTTGTTCCTTTTATTTTGCCCACTGTTATCCCAAATCTAGGCATTATACTGGGGCTTTCTAGTAATTTGTCAGATGTAATCCCAGTTGCAATGTGTAGGGCTAAAAACGGTTGCTGGTGGCCCTGATCGTGCCAGCATTGTGCTTCTGACCTTTCCCTGCTATCAGAGGATACAGAGAAGGCAATTCTGGTACTCCTGGGAATCCTCACATCATCTTGGCACCTGTGGATCTGCAAGTCATTACCATAATTCAGAAATTGGACTTACTGTGGGGTGAATTCTCAGCTCCTAGAAAAAGGTAAAGTGAAGGTAATTTACTCCTTTTTCTTTATCCTCTAAGGTAAAAGACTTTTCTTCTGGCTTCGCTAAAAAGGTTAATGCAATACTTGTGGGCTTGCAATACTTGTGCAGTTCTGCTCTTTCCCCTTTGCTCTGAATCGAGGGGTCCTCACATGCAAGTCCTGCTTCCCCACATGGATGTTGCTGCTTGCTCACAAATCCTACGGATTTGTAATAAGTCCGTGAAGCTACCTGGGGATATAGGCAGCTTGAGGCATCACGCCACCCCTATGCTAATGACACATACTTCTAGATCTCCTTTTTAATCTGATCCAGATGGTGCCAGTGTCCTGTTTTTCTCAGTGCCTAATCAACAAAAGGACTTGGGTGAGAGCTTGATGACTAGctgacatttaatttaaatagGGCAGAGGTGATACTTACTGCTGGGGAAAGCAGCCTAAGACCATGGTAGAGATTATGTAATGAGAGAGAGTATTCTCACCTGAGTAATTTCACAATTCAGAGATCAGCATTGGTCTCCTTTGTTTCCAGTTTTAATTTATCATTGGAATTGTGACAGTTTTATCCTGCGGTGAACTTCAAAACCTTATCTTGGCGTCTAGCACCTCAGACTGCATCCCTGGAGTGTGGTTTGTGAGTTGACTTGtgcatgaaataattttaaaatatgcaaagacCTGTTTGCTTTTCACAGTAAGCTGGTTTTCTGCTCATAGTTGGTACTTTTAGAATCTTAGGCAGAGATTTGTGTAGAGGAAAGGCATATTTCTCTTCAGTGAAATTGctaaaagttttgatttttattaaaataaaaaggtggtggttgtttttctttatgcAGATTTTTGGTAATGTTACGAGAAATTGTTGGATCAGTAGTCTTGATCTGGGTCTATGAACACTTAATGGTACAGAAGAGTACACAACCAATAACAAACCTCTGATGCAGGTTTCTCTTATGGGGCAAGGGTGGAGGGAATTGTCTTCTGACCCCTCGGCAGCGCACCTGCAGCCTGCCTAATTTAAGCACAGGATTTGCGTCTAAGCTTCAGGTACTTGAAAAAGCCATGCTCCAAAGCAAAGTGCCCCGCTTCTCCATTATATTCAGTGGGGAGAGGTAGGTGCCTTTGACTTCAAGAAAATTCATTTGCCTAACTCAGGAGTCTAAATTAAGGTCTAACAAACTGCCCTTCTGGGAGGCCTTCAAAGGCACCTAGCTCTTTCTCGCCACAAAAATTTTGAGACATCTCAGTAggcagctgggcagagctgttTTCCTTTAGACTTTGTCCCTCAGGGATAGTAGAGGTATCTGACCTTATGCTAATGGCACATCTTAGAGTTGTCCTGGAGCTGTTGTTCCAAGTACTTTAGGGATTGGTTGACCTCAAAGCTCATGGAGCTAAAATCGGCTCCCAGATACTTCATGCCCATGGTGCAGTGCATGGGGTGCAGTGCATGGAGCTCTGGCTCAAAAGAGGAGTCTGCCCTTAGAGATTTAAAAACAGCCCTTTTGTTCTGACTCCTTGCTATAACCTTTGTCTTCTTGCCTTGATGTTGTACAAATCAACTGTAGCCAAGGGACAGTTAACCTAGGTCAGGAGATGAAGAATTGCAGCACAGGTACCCCCACCAGCTGGTTTACCATGTTTCTCATTAAAGCCATCATGTGGGACAGTCTGCATTTGGAAATACACCCTTTCTTTTGAAcgagatatttttcttttgaatgtctAAGAAGCACCCACTCCATTCTGGAGCTATCACAAGAAAAGGCGCGTGGCCcttataaacaaaacaaagaagagatAAGAACAGCAATGCCAATAActagttgtggttttttgttgttgttgatctCTATTATGGAGCTTATATTTTGTGATTTATCTCTGTTACAGAGACTAGAGGGGTTCAGGTGCAGTGGGAGGATGGAGGAATAAGACAGCTGTTATACATGACTCTAACTAGGAATTAATCCTGAATCATAACCACTGGAGGGATCAGCTGTGGTTACATAAGAAACCACTGTGCAGAATGCTCTACATATAGGTAACTCTTCCCTTAAAGAGCTTACTGTCCATAAAAGACAGAGAGAATAAGGGCCAGAGAGAAGCTTCGGAAATGagacattttga
Coding sequences within it:
- the ELOVL2 gene encoding very long chain fatty acid elongase 2 isoform X2 produces the protein MKDRPPFSLRAHLIVYNLGITLLSLYMLIELILATWEGGYNLQCQNLHSAGEADIRVAEVLWWYYFSKVIEFTDTIFFVLRKKSSQITFLHVYHHATMFNIWWCVLNWIPCGQSFFGPTLNSFIHVLMYSYYGLSVIPSMRKYLWWKKYLTQAQLIQFLLTIVHTLSAAVKPCGFPFGCLMFQSSYMATLVVLFINFYIKTYRKAPARTAIKETPVTTEIKNGFHKDYFAAANGFLNNKKAQ